The following coding sequences lie in one Panicum virgatum strain AP13 chromosome 6N, P.virgatum_v5, whole genome shotgun sequence genomic window:
- the LOC120680047 gene encoding general transcription factor 3C polypeptide 3-like isoform X4 — MFDQLMEGFGLRRKRRSKEGKKRGRKKGTKNKGSPEVIKKLGDATLLFAEEKFNKAIPILHEIVRIAPNLPDSYYLLGSIYNKTGELDKAINFLMLAAYVSPKDASLWKKLIPLAKKKEDASLARHCILKAMRADPEDVDLKYLCGDMYRNLRDYQKAAEIYEQIVRIYPANIAVRKVAAQMYRESGQIDKAINLLEDYVNTQTTNSDWTVLDLLISLYLRNNAINEALKQIEKARLQLRSQQKLPVQLQAKEVICHAYLGDMKHAEIFLNDVHLEPSKDSTDVTKELASNLETMGLYEYAVKFYLMIGNVANHNDGSSYIDHKELGSSYVKVAQCYMVLGDKRNAIPYFYKALQSIKDNIDIRLTLSSLLIDEDKTDEAITLLSPPKNPELQSANTPEQHKPWWCDGRVKMQLAKIYYNKGKLEDFVDTIFHPILETLNVEYVNRKVKPMRKLTNTVLHERVKVLGEPRPDSIFQGLRPIASPGELQKANRAKKLMEKRAASNEELKSDDSQRTKQVPPLPGLLTNMEHHQLVLNLCRTLALLQRYWDALQIINRTLKLGNDLLTDDNKEELRSLGAQIAYRAPDPSHGFKYVRYVVQQHPYSLSAWNSYYKVISRIEDRFPHHFKYILRTREEKPDCVPPIIISGHRFTAISQHQSAARDYLEAYKLDPENPLINLCVGSALISLALGFRLQNKNQCIVQAFAFLYRYLRLCGDSQEALYNIARAYHHIGLNTLAAVYYEKALAIEEEDHPIPKLPYEAGSCAQEDPRPGYCDVRREAAFNLHLIYKKSGATDLARRILKTYCTV; from the exons ATGTTCGACCAACTGATGGAAGGCTTTGGCCTTCGGCGCAAAAGAAGGTCAAAAGAA GGCAAGAAGAggggaagaaagaaaggaacaAAAAATAAGGGCAGCCCTGAAGTTATTAAAAAGTTGGGTGATGCTACTCTACTTTTTGCTGAAGAAAAATTTAACAAG GCAATTCCTATACTACATGAGATTGTGCGAATTGCACCAAATTTGCCAGATTCATATTATCTACTTGGTAGCATTTATAATAAGACTGGTGAACTAGATAAAGCCATAAACTTCTTGATGCTTGCCGCCTATGTCTCCCCAAAGGATGCATCTCTGTGGAAGAAACTCATTCCCTTGGCAAA GAAAAAGGAAGATGCTTCTCTGGCAAGACACTGCATTTTAAAAGCAATGAGAGCAGACCCGGAAGATGTAGATCTGAAGTATCTTTGCGGTGATATGTATCGTAACCTTCGTGACTATCAAAAAGCTGCAGAGATATATGAGCAGATAGTTAGAATTTATCCTGCCAATATTGCCGTTCGTAAAGTAGCTGCACAG ATGTACAGAGAGAGTGGTCAAATTGACAAAGCTATTAATTTGTTGGAAGACTATGTTAATACTCAAACTACCAACAGTGACTGGACTGTTCTAGATTTGTTGATATCCCTTTATTTGAGAAATAATGCTATTAATGAAGCACTAAAGCAGATCGAGAAGGCACGCCTACAGTTGCGATCTCAACAGAAACTACCAGTACAATTGCAGGCGAAGGAAGTAATCTGCCATGCTTATCTAGGAGACATGAAACATGCTGAG ATTTTCCTTAATGATGTGCACTTGGAGCCATCAAAAGATAGCACTGATGTGACTAAGGAGCTCGCAAGCAATTTAGAAACTATGGGACTATATGAGTATGCAGTGAAGTTTTACTTGATGATTGGAAATGTTGCTAATCATAATGAT GGCAGTTCATATATTGATCACAAAGAATTGGGTAGTTCATATGTCAAAGTCGCTCAGTGCTACATGGTCTTAGGGGACAAAAGAAATGCCattccttatttttataaag CCTTACAAAGCATAAAGGACAATATCGATATACGATTGACCTTATCCTCCCTTCTTATTGATGAGGACAAGACAGATGAAGCTATCACCTTGCTTTCTCCTCCCAAAAATCCAG AGTTGCAGTCTGCTAACACTCCAGAACAACACAAACCTTGGTGGTGTGATGGGAGAGTAAAGATGCAGCTtgcaaaaatttattacaataaaGGCAAGCTGGAAGACTTTGTGGATACAATTTTTCATCCTATTCTAGAAACATTGAATGTTGAATATGTCAATCGAAAG GTCAAGCCAATGAGAAAGCTTACAAATACTGTTCTGCATGAAAGAGTTAAAGTATTGGGGGAACCACGACCAGATAGTATATTTCAAGGATTAAGGCCAATAGCATCACCTGGGGAGTT ACAAAAGGCAAACAGAGCAAAGAAACTTATGGAGAAAAGAGCAGCTTCAAATGAGGAATTAAAATCTGATGATTCG CAAAGAACAAAGCAAGTTCCTCCTCTTCCTGGTCTATTGACAAATATGGAGCATCATCAACTTGTGTTAAAT CTTTGTCGGACTTTAGCGTTGCTGCAGCGATATTGGGATGCACTGCAGATTATCAACCGCACTCTCAAACTTGGAAATGATCTACTCACAGATGACAACAAAGAGGAACTCAGATCCTTGGGTGCTC AAATAGCTTATAGAGCTCCAGATCCCAGTCATGGCTTTAAGTATGTCCGATATGTTGTTCAGCAGCACCCATATTCTCTCTCTGCATGGAATTCCTACTACAAAGTGATATCAAG AATAGAGGACAGGTTCCCACATCATTTCAAATATATTCTTCGAACAAGAGAAGAAAAGCCTGACTGTGTGCCTCCTATAATCATATCCGGGCATCGATTCACTGCGATAAGTCAGCATCAGTCAGCCGCCCGGGATTACCTAGAAGCTTATAAATTGGACCCAGAAAACCCTCTTATTAATCTCTGTGTAG GCTCTGCCCTGATTAGTTTAGCCCTTGGCTTCAGGCTTCAGAATAAGAACCAGTGCATCGTCCAAGCTTTTGCATTCCTATATAGATATCTGCGCCTTTGTGGGGATAGTCAG GAAGCCTTGTACAACATTGCTCGAGCATATCACCACATTGGCCTGAATACCTTAGCAGCTGTTTACTACGAGAAGGCTTTAGCGATTGAGGAGGAAGATCATCCCATTCCCAAGCTTCCGTACGAGGCTGGTTCATGCGCACAGGAGGATCCGAGACCAGGGTATTGTGACGTACGAAGAGAGGCTGCCTTCAATCTGCATCTTATCTACAAGAAAAGTGGAGCGACCGATCTCGCTAGGCGGATTCTGAAAACTTACTGTACTGTTTAG
- the LOC120680047 gene encoding general transcription factor 3C polypeptide 3-like isoform X2: MSAATAEAGDPRLDGNEDFEEDDEDGFEFGDAEEAMQCVEMAGRSTAAGALRAQGHDYEALAARKRKALAEDQPQREGSKRPRQDELTEAEAATMFDQLMEGFGLRRKRRSKEGKKRGRKKGTKNKGSPEVIKKLGDATLLFAEEKFNKAIPILHEIVRIAPNLPDSYYLLGSIYNKTGELDKAINFLMLAAYVSPKDASLWKKLIPLAKKKEDASLARHCILKAMRADPEDVDLKYLCGDMYRNLRDYQKAAEIYEQIVRIYPANIAVRKVAAQMYRESGQIDKAINLLEDYVNTQTTNSDWTVLDLLISLYLRNNAINEALKQIEKARLQLRSQQKLPVQLQAKEVICHAYLGDMKHAEGSSYIDHKELGSSYVKVAQCYMVLGDKRNAIPYFYKALQSIKDNIDIRLTLSSLLIDEDKTDEAITLLSPPKNPELQSANTPEQHKPWWCDGRVKMQLAKIYYNKGKLEDFVDTIFHPILETLNVEYVNRKVKPMRKLTNTVLHERVKVLGEPRPDSIFQGLRPIASPGELQKANRAKKLMEKRAASNEELKSDDSQRTKQVPPLPGLLTNMEHHQLVLNLCRTLALLQRYWDALQIINRTLKLGNDLLTDDNKEELRSLGAQIAYRAPDPSHGFKYVRYVVQQHPYSLSAWNSYYKVISRIEDRFPHHFKYILRTREEKPDCVPPIIISGHRFTAISQHQSAARDYLEAYKLDPENPLINLCVGSALISLALGFRLQNKNQCIVQAFAFLYRYLRLCGDSQEALYNIARAYHHIGLNTLAAVYYEKALAIEEEDHPIPKLPYEAGSCAQEDPRPGYCDVRREAAFNLHLIYKKSGATDLARRILKTYCTV, translated from the exons ATGTCGGCTGCGACCGCGGAGGCGGGGGATCCCAGGCTCGACGGCAATGAGGATTTcgaggaggatgacgaggatggGTTCGAGTTCGGGGACGCCGAGGAGGCGATGCAGTGCGTGGAGATGGCGGggcggagcaccgccgccggggcGCTTCGTGCGCAGGGGCACGACTACGAGGCGCTCGCGGCGCGCAAGCGCAAGGCCCTCGCCGAGGACCAGCCCCAGAG GGAGGGTTCCAAGAGGCCAAGGCAGGATGAACTTACAGAAGCGGAAGCAGCAACCATGTTCGACCAACTGATGGAAGGCTTTGGCCTTCGGCGCAAAAGAAGGTCAAAAGAA GGCAAGAAGAggggaagaaagaaaggaacaAAAAATAAGGGCAGCCCTGAAGTTATTAAAAAGTTGGGTGATGCTACTCTACTTTTTGCTGAAGAAAAATTTAACAAG GCAATTCCTATACTACATGAGATTGTGCGAATTGCACCAAATTTGCCAGATTCATATTATCTACTTGGTAGCATTTATAATAAGACTGGTGAACTAGATAAAGCCATAAACTTCTTGATGCTTGCCGCCTATGTCTCCCCAAAGGATGCATCTCTGTGGAAGAAACTCATTCCCTTGGCAAA GAAAAAGGAAGATGCTTCTCTGGCAAGACACTGCATTTTAAAAGCAATGAGAGCAGACCCGGAAGATGTAGATCTGAAGTATCTTTGCGGTGATATGTATCGTAACCTTCGTGACTATCAAAAAGCTGCAGAGATATATGAGCAGATAGTTAGAATTTATCCTGCCAATATTGCCGTTCGTAAAGTAGCTGCACAG ATGTACAGAGAGAGTGGTCAAATTGACAAAGCTATTAATTTGTTGGAAGACTATGTTAATACTCAAACTACCAACAGTGACTGGACTGTTCTAGATTTGTTGATATCCCTTTATTTGAGAAATAATGCTATTAATGAAGCACTAAAGCAGATCGAGAAGGCACGCCTACAGTTGCGATCTCAACAGAAACTACCAGTACAATTGCAGGCGAAGGAAGTAATCTGCCATGCTTATCTAGGAGACATGAAACATGCTGAG GGCAGTTCATATATTGATCACAAAGAATTGGGTAGTTCATATGTCAAAGTCGCTCAGTGCTACATGGTCTTAGGGGACAAAAGAAATGCCattccttatttttataaag CCTTACAAAGCATAAAGGACAATATCGATATACGATTGACCTTATCCTCCCTTCTTATTGATGAGGACAAGACAGATGAAGCTATCACCTTGCTTTCTCCTCCCAAAAATCCAG AGTTGCAGTCTGCTAACACTCCAGAACAACACAAACCTTGGTGGTGTGATGGGAGAGTAAAGATGCAGCTtgcaaaaatttattacaataaaGGCAAGCTGGAAGACTTTGTGGATACAATTTTTCATCCTATTCTAGAAACATTGAATGTTGAATATGTCAATCGAAAG GTCAAGCCAATGAGAAAGCTTACAAATACTGTTCTGCATGAAAGAGTTAAAGTATTGGGGGAACCACGACCAGATAGTATATTTCAAGGATTAAGGCCAATAGCATCACCTGGGGAGTT ACAAAAGGCAAACAGAGCAAAGAAACTTATGGAGAAAAGAGCAGCTTCAAATGAGGAATTAAAATCTGATGATTCG CAAAGAACAAAGCAAGTTCCTCCTCTTCCTGGTCTATTGACAAATATGGAGCATCATCAACTTGTGTTAAAT CTTTGTCGGACTTTAGCGTTGCTGCAGCGATATTGGGATGCACTGCAGATTATCAACCGCACTCTCAAACTTGGAAATGATCTACTCACAGATGACAACAAAGAGGAACTCAGATCCTTGGGTGCTC AAATAGCTTATAGAGCTCCAGATCCCAGTCATGGCTTTAAGTATGTCCGATATGTTGTTCAGCAGCACCCATATTCTCTCTCTGCATGGAATTCCTACTACAAAGTGATATCAAG AATAGAGGACAGGTTCCCACATCATTTCAAATATATTCTTCGAACAAGAGAAGAAAAGCCTGACTGTGTGCCTCCTATAATCATATCCGGGCATCGATTCACTGCGATAAGTCAGCATCAGTCAGCCGCCCGGGATTACCTAGAAGCTTATAAATTGGACCCAGAAAACCCTCTTATTAATCTCTGTGTAG GCTCTGCCCTGATTAGTTTAGCCCTTGGCTTCAGGCTTCAGAATAAGAACCAGTGCATCGTCCAAGCTTTTGCATTCCTATATAGATATCTGCGCCTTTGTGGGGATAGTCAG GAAGCCTTGTACAACATTGCTCGAGCATATCACCACATTGGCCTGAATACCTTAGCAGCTGTTTACTACGAGAAGGCTTTAGCGATTGAGGAGGAAGATCATCCCATTCCCAAGCTTCCGTACGAGGCTGGTTCATGCGCACAGGAGGATCCGAGACCAGGGTATTGTGACGTACGAAGAGAGGCTGCCTTCAATCTGCATCTTATCTACAAGAAAAGTGGAGCGACCGATCTCGCTAGGCGGATTCTGAAAACTTACTGTACTGTTTAG
- the LOC120680047 gene encoding general transcription factor 3C polypeptide 3-like isoform X1, translated as MSAATAEAGDPRLDGNEDFEEDDEDGFEFGDAEEAMQCVEMAGRSTAAGALRAQGHDYEALAARKRKALAEDQPQREGSKRPRQDELTEAEAATMFDQLMEGFGLRRKRRSKEGKKRGRKKGTKNKGSPEVIKKLGDATLLFAEEKFNKAIPILHEIVRIAPNLPDSYYLLGSIYNKTGELDKAINFLMLAAYVSPKDASLWKKLIPLAKKKEDASLARHCILKAMRADPEDVDLKYLCGDMYRNLRDYQKAAEIYEQIVRIYPANIAVRKVAAQMYRESGQIDKAINLLEDYVNTQTTNSDWTVLDLLISLYLRNNAINEALKQIEKARLQLRSQQKLPVQLQAKEVICHAYLGDMKHAEIFLNDVHLEPSKDSTDVTKELASNLETMGLYEYAVKFYLMIGNVANHNDGSSYIDHKELGSSYVKVAQCYMVLGDKRNAIPYFYKALQSIKDNIDIRLTLSSLLIDEDKTDEAITLLSPPKNPELQSANTPEQHKPWWCDGRVKMQLAKIYYNKGKLEDFVDTIFHPILETLNVEYVNRKVKPMRKLTNTVLHERVKVLGEPRPDSIFQGLRPIASPGELQKANRAKKLMEKRAASNEELKSDDSQRTKQVPPLPGLLTNMEHHQLVLNLCRTLALLQRYWDALQIINRTLKLGNDLLTDDNKEELRSLGAQIAYRAPDPSHGFKYVRYVVQQHPYSLSAWNSYYKVISRIEDRFPHHFKYILRTREEKPDCVPPIIISGHRFTAISQHQSAARDYLEAYKLDPENPLINLCVGSALISLALGFRLQNKNQCIVQAFAFLYRYLRLCGDSQEALYNIARAYHHIGLNTLAAVYYEKALAIEEEDHPIPKLPYEAGSCAQEDPRPGYCDVRREAAFNLHLIYKKSGATDLARRILKTYCTV; from the exons ATGTCGGCTGCGACCGCGGAGGCGGGGGATCCCAGGCTCGACGGCAATGAGGATTTcgaggaggatgacgaggatggGTTCGAGTTCGGGGACGCCGAGGAGGCGATGCAGTGCGTGGAGATGGCGGggcggagcaccgccgccggggcGCTTCGTGCGCAGGGGCACGACTACGAGGCGCTCGCGGCGCGCAAGCGCAAGGCCCTCGCCGAGGACCAGCCCCAGAG GGAGGGTTCCAAGAGGCCAAGGCAGGATGAACTTACAGAAGCGGAAGCAGCAACCATGTTCGACCAACTGATGGAAGGCTTTGGCCTTCGGCGCAAAAGAAGGTCAAAAGAA GGCAAGAAGAggggaagaaagaaaggaacaAAAAATAAGGGCAGCCCTGAAGTTATTAAAAAGTTGGGTGATGCTACTCTACTTTTTGCTGAAGAAAAATTTAACAAG GCAATTCCTATACTACATGAGATTGTGCGAATTGCACCAAATTTGCCAGATTCATATTATCTACTTGGTAGCATTTATAATAAGACTGGTGAACTAGATAAAGCCATAAACTTCTTGATGCTTGCCGCCTATGTCTCCCCAAAGGATGCATCTCTGTGGAAGAAACTCATTCCCTTGGCAAA GAAAAAGGAAGATGCTTCTCTGGCAAGACACTGCATTTTAAAAGCAATGAGAGCAGACCCGGAAGATGTAGATCTGAAGTATCTTTGCGGTGATATGTATCGTAACCTTCGTGACTATCAAAAAGCTGCAGAGATATATGAGCAGATAGTTAGAATTTATCCTGCCAATATTGCCGTTCGTAAAGTAGCTGCACAG ATGTACAGAGAGAGTGGTCAAATTGACAAAGCTATTAATTTGTTGGAAGACTATGTTAATACTCAAACTACCAACAGTGACTGGACTGTTCTAGATTTGTTGATATCCCTTTATTTGAGAAATAATGCTATTAATGAAGCACTAAAGCAGATCGAGAAGGCACGCCTACAGTTGCGATCTCAACAGAAACTACCAGTACAATTGCAGGCGAAGGAAGTAATCTGCCATGCTTATCTAGGAGACATGAAACATGCTGAG ATTTTCCTTAATGATGTGCACTTGGAGCCATCAAAAGATAGCACTGATGTGACTAAGGAGCTCGCAAGCAATTTAGAAACTATGGGACTATATGAGTATGCAGTGAAGTTTTACTTGATGATTGGAAATGTTGCTAATCATAATGAT GGCAGTTCATATATTGATCACAAAGAATTGGGTAGTTCATATGTCAAAGTCGCTCAGTGCTACATGGTCTTAGGGGACAAAAGAAATGCCattccttatttttataaag CCTTACAAAGCATAAAGGACAATATCGATATACGATTGACCTTATCCTCCCTTCTTATTGATGAGGACAAGACAGATGAAGCTATCACCTTGCTTTCTCCTCCCAAAAATCCAG AGTTGCAGTCTGCTAACACTCCAGAACAACACAAACCTTGGTGGTGTGATGGGAGAGTAAAGATGCAGCTtgcaaaaatttattacaataaaGGCAAGCTGGAAGACTTTGTGGATACAATTTTTCATCCTATTCTAGAAACATTGAATGTTGAATATGTCAATCGAAAG GTCAAGCCAATGAGAAAGCTTACAAATACTGTTCTGCATGAAAGAGTTAAAGTATTGGGGGAACCACGACCAGATAGTATATTTCAAGGATTAAGGCCAATAGCATCACCTGGGGAGTT ACAAAAGGCAAACAGAGCAAAGAAACTTATGGAGAAAAGAGCAGCTTCAAATGAGGAATTAAAATCTGATGATTCG CAAAGAACAAAGCAAGTTCCTCCTCTTCCTGGTCTATTGACAAATATGGAGCATCATCAACTTGTGTTAAAT CTTTGTCGGACTTTAGCGTTGCTGCAGCGATATTGGGATGCACTGCAGATTATCAACCGCACTCTCAAACTTGGAAATGATCTACTCACAGATGACAACAAAGAGGAACTCAGATCCTTGGGTGCTC AAATAGCTTATAGAGCTCCAGATCCCAGTCATGGCTTTAAGTATGTCCGATATGTTGTTCAGCAGCACCCATATTCTCTCTCTGCATGGAATTCCTACTACAAAGTGATATCAAG AATAGAGGACAGGTTCCCACATCATTTCAAATATATTCTTCGAACAAGAGAAGAAAAGCCTGACTGTGTGCCTCCTATAATCATATCCGGGCATCGATTCACTGCGATAAGTCAGCATCAGTCAGCCGCCCGGGATTACCTAGAAGCTTATAAATTGGACCCAGAAAACCCTCTTATTAATCTCTGTGTAG GCTCTGCCCTGATTAGTTTAGCCCTTGGCTTCAGGCTTCAGAATAAGAACCAGTGCATCGTCCAAGCTTTTGCATTCCTATATAGATATCTGCGCCTTTGTGGGGATAGTCAG GAAGCCTTGTACAACATTGCTCGAGCATATCACCACATTGGCCTGAATACCTTAGCAGCTGTTTACTACGAGAAGGCTTTAGCGATTGAGGAGGAAGATCATCCCATTCCCAAGCTTCCGTACGAGGCTGGTTCATGCGCACAGGAGGATCCGAGACCAGGGTATTGTGACGTACGAAGAGAGGCTGCCTTCAATCTGCATCTTATCTACAAGAAAAGTGGAGCGACCGATCTCGCTAGGCGGATTCTGAAAACTTACTGTACTGTTTAG
- the LOC120680047 gene encoding uncharacterized protein LOC120680047 isoform X5, protein MSAATAEAGDPRLDGNEDFEEDDEDGFEFGDAEEAMQCVEMAGRSTAAGALRAQGHDYEALAARKRKALAEDQPQREGSKRPRQDELTEAEAATMFDQLMEGFGLRRKRRSKEGKKRGRKKGTKNKGSPEVIKKLGDATLLFAEEKFNKAIPILHEIVRIAPNLPDSYYLLGSIYNKTGELDKAINFLMLAAYVSPKDASLWKKLIPLAKKKEDASLARHCILKAMRADPEDVDLKYLCGDMYRNLRDYQKAAEIYEQIVRIYPANIAVRKVAAQMYRESGQIDKAINLLEDYVNTQTTNSDWTVLDLLISLYLRNNAINEALKQIEKARLQLRSQQKLPVQLQAKEVICHAYLGDMKHAEIFLNDVHLEPSKDSTDVTKELASNLETMGLYEYAVKFYLMIGNVANHNDGSSYIDHKELGSSYVKVAQCYMVLGDKRNAIPYFYKALQSIKDNIDIRLTLSSLLIDEDKTDEAITLLSPPKNPELQSANTPEQHKPWWCDGRVKMQLAKIYYNKGKLEDFVDTIFHPILETLNVEYVNRKVKPMRKLTNTVLHERVKVLGEPRPDSIFQGLRPIASPGELQKANRAKKLMEKRAASNEELKSDDSQRTKQVPPLPGLLTNMEHHQLVLNLCRTLALLQRYWDALQIINRTLKLGNDLLTDDNKEELRSLGAQIAYRAPDPSHGFKYVRYVVQQHPYSLSAWNSYYKVISRIEDRFPHHFKYILRTREEKPDCVPPIIISGHRFTAISQHQSAARDYLEAYKLDPENPLINLCVGSLVQHCSSISPHWPEYLSSCLLREGFSD, encoded by the exons ATGTCGGCTGCGACCGCGGAGGCGGGGGATCCCAGGCTCGACGGCAATGAGGATTTcgaggaggatgacgaggatggGTTCGAGTTCGGGGACGCCGAGGAGGCGATGCAGTGCGTGGAGATGGCGGggcggagcaccgccgccggggcGCTTCGTGCGCAGGGGCACGACTACGAGGCGCTCGCGGCGCGCAAGCGCAAGGCCCTCGCCGAGGACCAGCCCCAGAG GGAGGGTTCCAAGAGGCCAAGGCAGGATGAACTTACAGAAGCGGAAGCAGCAACCATGTTCGACCAACTGATGGAAGGCTTTGGCCTTCGGCGCAAAAGAAGGTCAAAAGAA GGCAAGAAGAggggaagaaagaaaggaacaAAAAATAAGGGCAGCCCTGAAGTTATTAAAAAGTTGGGTGATGCTACTCTACTTTTTGCTGAAGAAAAATTTAACAAG GCAATTCCTATACTACATGAGATTGTGCGAATTGCACCAAATTTGCCAGATTCATATTATCTACTTGGTAGCATTTATAATAAGACTGGTGAACTAGATAAAGCCATAAACTTCTTGATGCTTGCCGCCTATGTCTCCCCAAAGGATGCATCTCTGTGGAAGAAACTCATTCCCTTGGCAAA GAAAAAGGAAGATGCTTCTCTGGCAAGACACTGCATTTTAAAAGCAATGAGAGCAGACCCGGAAGATGTAGATCTGAAGTATCTTTGCGGTGATATGTATCGTAACCTTCGTGACTATCAAAAAGCTGCAGAGATATATGAGCAGATAGTTAGAATTTATCCTGCCAATATTGCCGTTCGTAAAGTAGCTGCACAG ATGTACAGAGAGAGTGGTCAAATTGACAAAGCTATTAATTTGTTGGAAGACTATGTTAATACTCAAACTACCAACAGTGACTGGACTGTTCTAGATTTGTTGATATCCCTTTATTTGAGAAATAATGCTATTAATGAAGCACTAAAGCAGATCGAGAAGGCACGCCTACAGTTGCGATCTCAACAGAAACTACCAGTACAATTGCAGGCGAAGGAAGTAATCTGCCATGCTTATCTAGGAGACATGAAACATGCTGAG ATTTTCCTTAATGATGTGCACTTGGAGCCATCAAAAGATAGCACTGATGTGACTAAGGAGCTCGCAAGCAATTTAGAAACTATGGGACTATATGAGTATGCAGTGAAGTTTTACTTGATGATTGGAAATGTTGCTAATCATAATGAT GGCAGTTCATATATTGATCACAAAGAATTGGGTAGTTCATATGTCAAAGTCGCTCAGTGCTACATGGTCTTAGGGGACAAAAGAAATGCCattccttatttttataaag CCTTACAAAGCATAAAGGACAATATCGATATACGATTGACCTTATCCTCCCTTCTTATTGATGAGGACAAGACAGATGAAGCTATCACCTTGCTTTCTCCTCCCAAAAATCCAG AGTTGCAGTCTGCTAACACTCCAGAACAACACAAACCTTGGTGGTGTGATGGGAGAGTAAAGATGCAGCTtgcaaaaatttattacaataaaGGCAAGCTGGAAGACTTTGTGGATACAATTTTTCATCCTATTCTAGAAACATTGAATGTTGAATATGTCAATCGAAAG GTCAAGCCAATGAGAAAGCTTACAAATACTGTTCTGCATGAAAGAGTTAAAGTATTGGGGGAACCACGACCAGATAGTATATTTCAAGGATTAAGGCCAATAGCATCACCTGGGGAGTT ACAAAAGGCAAACAGAGCAAAGAAACTTATGGAGAAAAGAGCAGCTTCAAATGAGGAATTAAAATCTGATGATTCG CAAAGAACAAAGCAAGTTCCTCCTCTTCCTGGTCTATTGACAAATATGGAGCATCATCAACTTGTGTTAAAT CTTTGTCGGACTTTAGCGTTGCTGCAGCGATATTGGGATGCACTGCAGATTATCAACCGCACTCTCAAACTTGGAAATGATCTACTCACAGATGACAACAAAGAGGAACTCAGATCCTTGGGTGCTC AAATAGCTTATAGAGCTCCAGATCCCAGTCATGGCTTTAAGTATGTCCGATATGTTGTTCAGCAGCACCCATATTCTCTCTCTGCATGGAATTCCTACTACAAAGTGATATCAAG AATAGAGGACAGGTTCCCACATCATTTCAAATATATTCTTCGAACAAGAGAAGAAAAGCCTGACTGTGTGCCTCCTATAATCATATCCGGGCATCGATTCACTGCGATAAGTCAGCATCAGTCAGCCGCCCGGGATTACCTAGAAGCTTATAAATTGGACCCAGAAAACCCTCTTATTAATCTCTGTGTAG GAAGCCTTGTACAACATTGCTCGAGCATATCACCACATTGGCCTGAATACCTTAGCAGCTGTTTACTACGAGAAGGCTTTAGCGATTGA